From Kiritimatiellia bacterium, a single genomic window includes:
- a CDS encoding CerR family C-terminal domain-containing protein yields the protein MRSQTARVGVRDRLLAAAIEEFAARGFDGASVRRICARAGANVAAVNYYYGSKGGLYTAVFRRLLDDYGTPLRRLANGVDSETSWRRAVRRWLELALGWLMDERAPWRWITRLVVQERASPSPMCGYLIRHVFEPVRESFAELVRMGLSAPADEAEVQLWVNTAMAQLLFYAQREPPWGELLRPRGVGAARWRRRVVEHIAAMLFARLSFAGRPARAGGAEGLR from the coding sequence GTGCGATCGCAAACGGCCCGCGTGGGCGTTCGGGACCGGCTGCTGGCGGCCGCGATCGAGGAGTTTGCGGCGCGCGGGTTCGATGGCGCAAGTGTGCGCCGGATCTGCGCGCGCGCCGGCGCGAACGTCGCAGCGGTGAACTACTACTACGGGTCCAAGGGCGGGCTCTACACCGCGGTCTTTCGGCGTTTGTTGGACGATTACGGTACGCCGCTGCGACGGCTCGCGAACGGGGTGGATTCCGAGACCAGCTGGCGGCGGGCGGTGCGGCGGTGGCTCGAGCTGGCGCTCGGCTGGCTGATGGACGAGCGGGCACCGTGGCGGTGGATCACGCGGCTGGTCGTGCAGGAGCGCGCCTCGCCATCGCCGATGTGCGGCTATCTGATCCGGCACGTGTTCGAACCCGTTCGCGAGTCGTTTGCGGAGCTGGTGCGGATGGGGCTATCGGCGCCCGCGGACGAGGCGGAGGTGCAGCTGTGGGTGAACACCGCCATGGCGCAGCTGCTGTTCTACGCGCAGCGTGAGCCGCCGTGGGGAGAACTGCTGCGGCCGCGCGGTGTCGGCGCGGCGCGCTGGCGCCGCCGGGTGGTCGAGCATATCGCCGCGATGCTCTTCGCGCGGCTGAGCTTCGCCGGTCGGCCCGCTCGGGCTGGTGGCGCGGAGGGGTTGCGATGA
- a CDS encoding (2Fe-2S) ferredoxin domain-containing protein, producing MRSQPTPYRIHIWVCVNRREDGSKACGNELQMRLKDALKAAVEARGWKGRVRVSHSGCMGLCAQGPNVMVHPLGRWYSGVTEADVPAILDDVAPQLD from the coding sequence ATGCGATCGCAGCCGACGCCCTATCGTATTCACATCTGGGTGTGTGTGAACCGGCGGGAGGATGGTTCGAAGGCGTGTGGCAATGAGCTGCAGATGCGGCTCAAGGACGCGCTGAAGGCCGCGGTGGAGGCGCGTGGCTGGAAGGGCCGGGTTCGGGTGTCGCATTCCGGGTGTATGGGCCTTTGTGCGCAGGGGCCGAACGTGATGGTGCACCCGCTCGGCCGGTGGTACTCGGGCGTGACAGAGGCCGACGTGCCCGCGATTCTCGACGACGTCGCGCCGCAGCTCGACTGA
- a CDS encoding TolC family protein, protein MKRTAGPAAAMLVLSVAAGCHTPPAEMRHREAADWERRAAAAVRTALERTGGRRWTLRDCRAIAREQSLELTRARLVEQAARARAWASFSAFLPQVELQLQTVSMDEPPLRRLGEMTVAFQDQSVRQTTLRIVQPLFAPEAWLLHAVARRGANAQRLARERAGEWLDLAVADRFAHCAIAEVRLHAARRALASATTAAREAAARGRNGLATAAEVAAADAAEAARRFEVAALERNRRAALARLLETMGLPPTIEPELDVASLTGGPPTPAETAAQTLERPVEEWLYDALRHRRDLQIADENVEARRTEILRAIALFLPRLYGFADHYTTSDSFVVHDEYWASGLQATLSLFSGFRNVQAVRIARAEWREARTMRDLTALAAMVQVIEARRALADALDQWRLTTRVAEAARLAAAEAESAYANGRAALSVRDRARAALVDAEAAVEVAETALALAVEVFRDVVGARAEDRQ, encoded by the coding sequence ATGAAACGGACGGCCGGCCCGGCCGCGGCGATGCTGGTGCTGTCGGTGGCGGCGGGCTGCCACACGCCGCCGGCGGAGATGCGCCATCGCGAGGCGGCGGACTGGGAACGGCGCGCGGCCGCGGCGGTGCGCACCGCGCTCGAGCGCACCGGCGGCCGGCGCTGGACCCTGCGGGACTGCCGCGCGATCGCTCGCGAACAGTCGCTGGAGCTCACGCGGGCCCGGCTCGTTGAGCAGGCGGCGCGAGCGCGAGCGTGGGCGTCCTTCAGCGCGTTTCTGCCGCAGGTGGAGCTCCAGCTGCAGACGGTCTCGATGGACGAACCGCCGCTGCGACGGCTCGGTGAGATGACCGTCGCTTTTCAGGACCAGAGCGTGCGGCAGACGACGTTGCGGATCGTGCAACCGCTCTTTGCGCCGGAGGCGTGGTTGCTCCATGCGGTGGCGCGCCGTGGCGCGAACGCGCAGCGTTTGGCGCGGGAGCGGGCGGGCGAGTGGCTGGATCTGGCGGTCGCGGACCGTTTCGCGCACTGCGCGATCGCGGAGGTCCGGCTGCATGCGGCGCGGCGGGCGCTCGCGAGCGCGACCACGGCGGCCCGGGAAGCGGCGGCGCGGGGACGCAACGGCCTGGCGACCGCCGCCGAGGTCGCCGCCGCGGACGCCGCGGAGGCGGCGCGACGGTTCGAGGTGGCGGCGCTGGAACGCAACCGGCGCGCGGCGCTCGCCCGGCTGCTGGAGACGATGGGGCTGCCGCCGACGATCGAGCCGGAACTGGATGTCGCGTCGCTCACCGGCGGCCCGCCGACACCGGCGGAGACCGCCGCCCAGACCTTGGAGCGGCCGGTGGAGGAATGGCTTTACGACGCGCTGCGCCATCGACGCGATCTGCAGATTGCGGATGAGAACGTGGAGGCCCGCCGGACGGAGATCCTGCGAGCGATCGCGCTCTTTCTGCCGCGGCTATACGGATTCGCGGATCACTACACCACCAGCGACAGCTTTGTGGTCCATGACGAGTACTGGGCGAGCGGCCTGCAGGCGACGCTCTCGCTGTTCAGCGGATTTCGGAACGTTCAGGCGGTACGGATCGCGCGCGCGGAGTGGCGCGAGGCGCGCACGATGCGCGATCTGACTGCGCTGGCAGCGATGGTGCAGGTGATCGAAGCCCGGCGTGCGCTCGCGGACGCGCTGGACCAGTGGCGGCTGACCACTCGTGTGGCGGAGGCGGCGCGGCTGGCGGCGGCGGAGGCGGAGTCGGCGTACGCGAACGGCCGAGCCGCCCTCTCGGTGCGGGACCGCGCTCGCGCCGCGCTTGTGGATGCGGAGGCGGCGGTGGAGGTCGCGGAGACCGCGCTGGCGCTGGCCGTGGAGGTGTTCCGCGACGTGGTGGGCGCCCGGGCGGAGGATCGGCAATGA
- a CDS encoding efflux RND transporter periplasmic adaptor subunit — translation MRSVRFGRFKWRCAAALLAVAASGCGRRAVEEAAEPPVLVGTVRPVRHRFRETVRAQGVVRAKDVVRVAARVPGTIEAMWVEEGAEVAAGQKLFQIDRETLEHQVRIAEDAVRVAVAGRREADAAVEDARASLRKAEADHERAARMFEQDGAIPLDALELATTGRDRARAAVERAVAAAELAAARVQQAESSLAVARRQLADSTVNAPLAGVVTRRFLRAGEYAAPGVPVLQIESPDRIEVAATLDASMHGRVAAGRARMRLLRAQGPSLEAPVDYVAPTVDPRTRTFEVRATFARVPGAPAPGEAVEAEILLEEREGWAVPAVAVARRGDRATLWVVAEGRAQAKEVRLGAETDDLMEIATEDIHAAEVIVDGRGLVRDGDPVRVATPERMR, via the coding sequence ATGAGATCGGTGCGTTTTGGGCGGTTCAAGTGGCGTTGTGCGGCCGCGCTACTGGCTGTGGCCGCCAGCGGTTGCGGACGGCGGGCGGTGGAAGAAGCGGCGGAGCCGCCGGTGCTGGTGGGCACCGTGCGCCCCGTCCGGCACCGCTTTCGGGAGACGGTGCGGGCGCAGGGCGTCGTACGAGCGAAAGACGTCGTGCGCGTCGCCGCGCGCGTGCCGGGGACGATTGAGGCGATGTGGGTGGAGGAGGGCGCCGAGGTGGCGGCGGGGCAGAAGCTTTTTCAGATCGATCGGGAAACGCTGGAGCATCAGGTGCGCATCGCGGAAGACGCGGTGCGGGTGGCGGTCGCCGGTCGCCGCGAGGCAGACGCGGCGGTGGAGGATGCGCGGGCCTCCCTGCGCAAGGCGGAGGCGGACCACGAGAGGGCGGCGCGGATGTTCGAGCAGGATGGCGCGATTCCGCTGGACGCGCTTGAGTTGGCGACGACCGGGCGCGATCGGGCGCGGGCCGCGGTGGAGCGGGCGGTCGCGGCGGCGGAGCTCGCGGCGGCGCGGGTGCAGCAGGCGGAGTCCTCGCTGGCGGTGGCGCGCCGGCAGTTGGCGGATTCCACGGTCAACGCGCCGCTGGCGGGCGTGGTGACGCGCCGGTTTTTGCGCGCGGGCGAATACGCGGCCCCCGGCGTGCCGGTGCTGCAGATCGAATCGCCGGACCGGATCGAAGTGGCCGCCACGCTGGACGCCTCGATGCACGGCCGTGTGGCGGCGGGCCGGGCGCGGATGCGCCTGCTCCGTGCGCAGGGGCCATCCCTCGAGGCGCCGGTGGACTATGTGGCGCCGACAGTGGATCCGAGGACCCGCACGTTTGAGGTGCGGGCCACCTTTGCGCGGGTGCCAGGGGCGCCGGCCCCCGGTGAGGCGGTGGAGGCGGAGATTCTGCTCGAGGAGCGCGAAGGGTGGGCGGTCCCCGCGGTCGCCGTCGCCCGGCGGGGCGACCGAGCCACGCTGTGGGTGGTGGCGGAGGGGCGCGCGCAAGCCAAGGAGGTCCGGCTGGGGGCGGAGACGGACGATCTGATGGAGATCGCAACGGAGGACATCCACGCGGCCGAGGTGATTGTGGACGGCCGCGGACTGGTGCGCGATGGCGACCCGGTGAGGGTCGCTACGCCGGAGCGAATGCGATGA
- a CDS encoding tetratricopeptide repeat protein, translating to MGAVVTAAMMWAVGVGASSPTASVLRIVYPLPGAVFPCDIVAPEVLWNDESPATRWRITFRFGDDPSEMQFECDGRRAEPQLDPMCLREDNAPELPALIASAKGWRPAEAEWAVIRRRSLEREARIVVEGVGTASRGEVRFRTSRDPVGAPLFYRDVPLMPSRTREGVIQPIAPNALPMICWRVRRVDERESRVVLRDLPTCANCHSFAAAGRRLALDVDGPDGDKGAHAVVPLAEQVVVDRDHVFSWNAPARREGRGPDSYGLFPQVSPDGRLVAASIREALYVQNYPDWRFLQTFYPTRGVLAVCEVESRRIWTLAGADDPRYVQANPVWSPDGRWLVFARAEARDPYGRGPAARYANDPNETQIRFDLYRIPFNEGRGGEAMPLAGASRNGRSNFFPKFSPDGRWIVFVQAANGMLLRPDSELWIVPAEGGEARRMTCNLAPMNSWHSWSPNGRWLAFSSKAFGAYTKLFLAHVDEDGNDAVPVLLADCTPANRAVNLPEFLPAGAPAISRIEMPAVDYRRLMERALAAVEAGEYAAAEEFIRESLALKEDFAETHVVLGWLNEMCGRPDAADAAFRRALQLMPGHPRAHRYWAMALNRRGRPAEALGHLREALAADPEDALSYRLLGDALVALGRAEEAERAYRGAIARAPGGAEAHNNLALLLAARGDSAGAAAHLREAIRHRPDFASALANLGLMRFRDGDESEAAELLRRAVAADPRHAPAQAALGLLLATATDPRVRNGSEALRAARAAVELAGDRSPQAWAALAAARAETGDAAGALEAAARAMQLAPEGSPLARDLRDRFLPAIRAGRPVRASR from the coding sequence GTGGGCGCGGTGGTCACGGCGGCGATGATGTGGGCGGTGGGCGTGGGCGCATCGTCGCCGACCGCTTCGGTGCTCCGCATCGTCTACCCGCTGCCCGGCGCGGTGTTCCCGTGTGACATTGTCGCGCCGGAAGTGCTCTGGAACGACGAATCGCCCGCGACGCGGTGGCGGATCACCTTCCGGTTCGGCGACGATCCCAGTGAGATGCAGTTTGAGTGCGATGGCCGTCGCGCGGAGCCACAGCTCGATCCCATGTGCCTGCGCGAGGACAATGCGCCGGAGCTGCCCGCGCTGATCGCGAGCGCGAAGGGCTGGCGGCCGGCGGAGGCGGAGTGGGCGGTGATCCGGCGGCGGTCGCTGGAGCGCGAGGCGCGGATCGTGGTGGAGGGGGTTGGAACTGCATCTCGAGGCGAAGTGCGGTTTCGAACGTCGCGCGATCCGGTCGGGGCGCCGCTGTTCTATCGCGACGTGCCGCTGATGCCGTCGCGAACCCGCGAGGGGGTGATCCAGCCGATCGCGCCAAACGCGCTGCCGATGATCTGTTGGCGCGTGCGCCGCGTCGACGAGCGGGAGTCGCGCGTGGTGTTGCGCGATCTGCCGACCTGCGCGAACTGCCACTCGTTTGCGGCCGCCGGCCGGCGCCTCGCGCTGGATGTGGACGGGCCGGACGGAGACAAGGGTGCGCACGCGGTGGTGCCACTTGCGGAGCAGGTGGTGGTGGACCGCGACCACGTGTTCAGCTGGAACGCCCCTGCCCGCCGCGAAGGGCGGGGACCCGACTCCTACGGCCTGTTCCCGCAGGTTTCGCCCGACGGCCGCTTGGTCGCCGCCAGTATCCGGGAGGCGCTGTACGTACAGAATTATCCCGATTGGCGGTTTCTGCAGACGTTTTACCCGACCCGGGGCGTGTTGGCGGTCTGCGAGGTGGAGTCCCGCCGGATCTGGACACTGGCCGGAGCAGATGATCCCCGCTACGTGCAGGCGAACCCCGTCTGGAGTCCGGACGGTCGCTGGTTGGTGTTTGCGCGGGCCGAGGCCCGCGATCCCTACGGCCGCGGGCCGGCGGCCCGGTACGCGAACGACCCGAACGAAACACAAATTCGGTTCGATCTCTATCGCATCCCGTTCAACGAGGGGCGCGGCGGCGAGGCGATGCCGCTTGCGGGTGCCTCGCGCAACGGGCGCAGCAACTTCTTCCCAAAGTTCTCGCCCGACGGCCGTTGGATTGTATTCGTGCAGGCGGCCAACGGGATGTTGCTGCGGCCCGATTCGGAGCTGTGGATCGTGCCGGCGGAGGGCGGCGAGGCGCGGCGGATGACCTGCAATCTGGCGCCGATGAACTCGTGGCATTCGTGGTCGCCCAACGGACGGTGGCTGGCCTTCTCGAGCAAGGCGTTTGGCGCCTACACGAAGCTGTTTTTGGCGCACGTGGACGAAGACGGGAATGACGCTGTGCCGGTGCTGCTGGCCGACTGCACGCCGGCGAACCGGGCGGTGAACCTGCCGGAGTTTCTGCCTGCCGGCGCGCCGGCGATCAGCCGCATAGAGATGCCGGCGGTGGACTATCGGCGGCTGATGGAGCGCGCGCTGGCCGCGGTGGAGGCGGGGGAGTACGCGGCCGCGGAAGAGTTCATCCGCGAGTCGCTGGCGCTGAAAGAGGACTTCGCGGAGACGCACGTGGTGCTCGGCTGGCTGAACGAGATGTGCGGGCGGCCGGACGCGGCGGACGCGGCGTTCCGTCGCGCGCTCCAGCTGATGCCCGGCCATCCGCGGGCGCACCGCTACTGGGCGATGGCGCTGAATCGGCGCGGCCGGCCGGCGGAGGCGCTCGGACATCTGCGGGAGGCGTTGGCGGCGGATCCGGAAGATGCGCTCAGTTACCGCTTGCTCGGTGATGCGTTGGTGGCACTGGGGCGCGCGGAGGAGGCGGAGCGCGCCTACCGTGGCGCGATCGCGCGCGCGCCGGGCGGTGCGGAAGCCCACAACAACCTGGCGCTGCTGCTGGCTGCGCGGGGTGACAGCGCCGGAGCCGCCGCACACCTGCGCGAAGCGATCCGGCACCGGCCCGACTTCGCCTCTGCGCTCGCGAACCTTGGCCTGATGCGATTTCGTGACGGCGATGAGTCGGAGGCAGCAGAGCTGCTGCGCCGCGCGGTCGCCGCGGACCCGCGCCACGCGCCGGCGCAGGCCGCCCTCGGATTGCTGCTGGCGACCGCCACCGACCCGCGGGTGCGCAACGGTTCGGAGGCGTTGCGCGCGGCAAGGGCGGCGGTGGAGCTGGCCGGCGACCGCTCGCCCCAGGCGTGGGCGGCGCTGGCCGCGGCGCGCGCGGAGACGGGGGATGCCGCCGGCGCGTTGGAGGCGGCGGCGCGCGCGATGCAGCTGGCGCCGGAGGGCTCGCCGCTTGCGCGGGATCTGCGCGACCGGTTCCTGCCCGCCATTCGCGCCGGTCGGCCAGTACGGGCGTCCCGCTGA
- a CDS encoding FAD-dependent oxidoreductase translates to MARPLVRAIAGGATGGDAMEYGRRPRIVRALVRAGAVAAAICAPAIERTDIVWLEAERFQDIGGWTIDAQFRQLMGSTYLIAAGTGEPVADAVTRIRIPTAGRWRLWVRCLDWDATSPGRFRVWVGERPSPTIFGTQRRPWGWVDGGEFDLPAGETTIRLRDLTGYYGRCDALMVCRDLAFAPPDGGEALARLREFCTGPYPVTTQRADFVVIGGGYGGVAAAVQAARLGLRTVLVQNRPVLGGNASREIRVGPGGAASHVLPFREPGICEEIAEGFHRAGGDWSAAMDRIVAATSNLTVLLDTEGDRAVMDGRRIVAVEAEDVVTGARYRLEAPLFADCTGDGTIAFSAGCTFRHGEEARSEYGESRAPEQATRHTMGTSILHHAIRMPDPQPYSPPPFAVKFSAEHFVQRRHNLVQGTWWIEYGGLRDTIAEAEEIRDELLRVIFGAFDWAKNHDPEHRDRNTHYRLAPVPIVAGKRESRRFLGDYVLTQQDVEGGRIFEDAVAYGGWPIDIHPPEGIYGKEIPPAIFTRLKQPYTIPYRCLYAKDVHNLLLAGRHISVTHVALGSTRLMQTIGLMGQAVGAAAALCHRDRVGPRGLHPHRIRELQRLLVKWDSWIPGIPDDDPANLCRGARVLASSEQAEDFEVLEIPDADPKPAPMTVDRAMEIATASSGVRRIVLRLSAEVPVVAALELSCTGSPPMVTSTAVTNRDFRWVAFELPQALEPHVSYRLQLRAARGLSWCLTDRTRGRRWYGRPGEWTEAVGSYLVRPVGIPHRMRGGGAAAAVDGWGVPEGDQLHQWRSDRRALLPQWLEVEFPRPVELNVVHLTWDTDIFGRFPSPEPRAAATAKEYRVLAEVGGGQWRELVHETENWRRFRRHAFAPVIARRLRVEVAAARGAPQARLYEIRAYRE, encoded by the coding sequence ATGGCTCGACCGCTCGTGCGGGCCATCGCCGGCGGCGCGACGGGGGGCGATGCGATGGAATACGGCCGGCGGCCGAGAATCGTGCGCGCGCTGGTGCGGGCGGGAGCGGTGGCGGCTGCGATCTGTGCCCCCGCAATCGAGCGGACCGACATCGTGTGGCTCGAAGCCGAGCGATTTCAGGATATCGGCGGCTGGACGATCGACGCTCAGTTCCGGCAACTGATGGGCTCGACGTACTTGATCGCGGCCGGCACCGGCGAGCCGGTCGCTGATGCGGTCACGCGGATACGAATCCCCACCGCCGGCCGCTGGCGATTGTGGGTTCGTTGCCTCGACTGGGATGCGACCTCTCCCGGCCGGTTCCGCGTGTGGGTGGGTGAGCGTCCCTCCCCGACGATTTTCGGGACCCAACGCCGCCCGTGGGGATGGGTGGACGGTGGCGAGTTCGATCTGCCCGCGGGCGAGACGACGATCCGGCTACGCGACCTGACCGGATATTACGGCCGCTGCGATGCATTGATGGTTTGCCGCGATCTCGCGTTTGCACCGCCGGACGGCGGCGAGGCGCTCGCGCGACTGCGGGAGTTTTGTACCGGCCCGTATCCCGTGACGACGCAGCGCGCGGATTTCGTGGTGATTGGTGGCGGGTACGGGGGCGTTGCGGCGGCGGTGCAGGCTGCGCGGCTGGGATTGCGAACGGTCTTGGTGCAGAACCGACCGGTGCTGGGGGGCAACGCCAGCCGTGAGATCCGGGTAGGCCCCGGCGGGGCTGCCTCTCACGTGCTGCCATTCCGCGAGCCTGGCATCTGCGAGGAGATTGCGGAGGGCTTTCACCGCGCCGGCGGCGACTGGTCCGCCGCGATGGACCGCATCGTCGCGGCGACGTCCAATCTCACGGTGCTGCTGGACACTGAGGGCGACCGCGCGGTGATGGACGGCCGCCGGATCGTCGCGGTGGAGGCCGAGGACGTCGTCACCGGGGCACGCTACCGACTGGAGGCGCCGTTGTTTGCGGACTGCACAGGAGATGGCACGATCGCGTTCAGCGCGGGCTGCACCTTCCGGCACGGCGAGGAGGCGCGCTCCGAGTATGGTGAGTCACGCGCGCCGGAGCAGGCGACGCGCCACACGATGGGCACCTCGATCCTCCATCATGCGATCCGGATGCCCGACCCGCAGCCCTACAGCCCCCCGCCGTTTGCGGTGAAGTTCAGCGCGGAGCACTTCGTTCAACGGCGGCACAACCTCGTGCAGGGGACCTGGTGGATCGAATACGGCGGGCTGCGCGACACCATCGCGGAGGCCGAGGAGATCCGGGACGAACTGCTACGAGTGATTTTCGGCGCGTTCGACTGGGCCAAAAACCACGATCCGGAGCACCGTGACCGCAATACCCACTACCGCCTCGCACCGGTGCCGATCGTCGCCGGCAAGCGGGAGTCGCGTCGCTTCCTCGGCGATTACGTGCTGACCCAGCAGGACGTGGAGGGAGGGCGCATCTTCGAAGACGCCGTCGCGTATGGCGGCTGGCCGATCGACATTCACCCCCCCGAGGGGATCTACGGCAAGGAGATCCCGCCGGCGATTTTTACGCGTCTGAAACAGCCGTACACGATTCCGTATCGCTGCTTGTACGCGAAGGATGTGCACAACCTGCTGCTGGCGGGGCGGCACATCAGCGTCACGCACGTCGCTCTCGGCTCGACACGCCTGATGCAGACAATTGGCCTGATGGGGCAGGCGGTGGGGGCTGCGGCGGCGCTGTGCCATCGCGATCGTGTCGGTCCGCGGGGCCTTCACCCCCACCGCATCCGCGAACTTCAGCGGCTGTTGGTGAAATGGGATAGCTGGATCCCGGGGATTCCGGACGACGATCCCGCGAATCTCTGCCGCGGCGCACGCGTCCTGGCTTCCAGCGAGCAGGCGGAGGACTTCGAAGTGCTCGAGATCCCCGACGCCGATCCGAAACCGGCGCCGATGACGGTGGACCGGGCAATGGAGATCGCGACCGCGAGCTCCGGCGTGCGGCGGATCGTCCTGCGCCTTTCCGCGGAGGTGCCCGTGGTGGCCGCGCTCGAGCTGAGTTGCACCGGCTCGCCGCCGATGGTGACGAGCACGGCGGTGACCAACCGCGACTTCCGCTGGGTGGCGTTCGAGCTGCCGCAGGCGCTCGAACCGCACGTTTCCTACCGGCTGCAGCTGCGCGCGGCGCGGGGGTTGAGCTGGTGTCTCACCGATCGCACGCGGGGCCGGCGCTGGTACGGACGGCCGGGAGAGTGGACGGAGGCGGTGGGCAGCTATCTGGTGCGGCCGGTGGGCATTCCGCATCGGATGCGAGGCGGCGGCGCCGCCGCGGCGGTGGACGGATGGGGCGTTCCTGAGGGCGACCAGCTTCACCAGTGGCGCAGCGACCGGCGCGCACTGCTGCCCCAGTGGTTGGAGGTGGAGTTTCCGCGGCCCGTGGAACTCAACGTGGTTCACTTGACATGGGACACAGACATCTTCGGTCGCTTCCCGTCGCCCGAGCCTCGCGCCGCCGCGACCGCGAAGGAGTACCGGGTTCTGGCGGAGGTCGGAGGCGGGCAGTGGCGGGAGCTCGTGCACGAGACGGAAAACTGGCGACGTTTTCGTCGTCATGCCTTCGCGCCGGTGATCGCGCGGCGTCTTCGCGTCGAGGTGGCCGCCGCCCGCGGCGCACCGCAGGCCCGGCTGTACGAGATCCGCGCGTATCGCGAGTGA